The following are encoded together in the Lathyrus oleraceus cultivar Zhongwan6 chromosome 3, CAAS_Psat_ZW6_1.0, whole genome shotgun sequence genome:
- the LOC127131140 gene encoding uncharacterized protein LOC127131140: MEEFVDLAAIHIFLTQNPVPTFLADTYYSIHVRAQKKKGTIICCTPLLYRWYISHLPNKGPFIENKDNLKWSQRIMSLNAEDISWYSRIYNSVKLILNYGNFPNVPLLGMKGGINYNPRLALRHLGYPMVDKPDLKGVEGFILYEGVEDPELVKKIVKSWGEICPQGRAEIGKKNCIAKEAYTKWVKDKVNEILLPFPSEPSMSIKPPEPAIHQTSEVDELKRVIEALEKENANLKYRLGNISLEKETLKFNLN, translated from the coding sequence ATGGAAGAATTCGTGGATCTGGCTGCTATTCATATCTTTCTAACTCAGAACCCTGTTCCCACTTTTCTTGCTGATACTTACTACTCCATCCACGTGAGAGCCCAGAAGAAGAAAGGAACCATCATCTGTTGTACCCCTTTGCTATATAGATGGTATATTTCGCATCTACCCAACAAGGGTCCTTTCATTGAAAACAAAGACAATTTGAAATGGTCTCAGCGAATCATGTCCTTGAACGCCGAAGACATCTCCTGGTATTCCCGAATCTACAACAGCGTCAAACTCATCCTCAACTATGGTAATtttcctaatgtacctcttcttggtatGAAAGGGGGAATCAATTACAATCCGAGGTTGGCATTACGACATTTGGGATACCCTATGGTAGATAAGCCTGATCTCAAAGGTGTAGAAGGTTTCATCTTGTATGAAGGGGTTGAAGATCCAGAATTAGTCAAGAAGATCGTCAAGTCTTGGGGAGAAATTTGTCCTCAAGGGAGAGCAGAAATAGGTAAGAAGAATTGCATTGCCAAGGAAGCTTACACCAAATGGGTAAAAGACAAGGTTAATGAGATTTTGTTGCCATTTCCGTCTGAACCATCCATGAGCATCAAGCCTCCTGAACCAGCAATCCATCAAACTTCTGAGGTTGATGAGCTAAAAAGAGTTATCGAAGCCCTAGAGAAAGAGAACGCCAATCTCAAGTATAGACTTGGTAATATCTCCTTGGAGAAAGAAACTTTGAAGTTCAACTTGAACTAG